A single window of Candidatus Nezhaarchaeales archaeon DNA harbors:
- a CDS encoding isopentenyl phosphate kinase: MVLAGLILVKLGGSVITFKDRPFKANYEVIDRLSMELSEAYASFNGALIVAHGGGSFPHPIAAKYGVHEGLKEGVNHRGSVLGYALTQDAASSLNRVIVSSLLRHGVPAVSVQPSAFLIARRRVIVSSFLEPVKALLKHRLIPVPFGDAVMDEELGFTIISTERIIRHLAVKLGASKVIVCTDVDGVYDKDPKRYADAKLIRKVCSSNLPNILESMTPSTSPDVTGGMLHKVVELYELAKLGVESEVINALKPGLLKQALMGIRGLGTTITA, from the coding sequence TTGGTTCTGGCCGGCCTCATCTTGGTTAAGCTTGGAGGGTCCGTAATAACCTTTAAGGATAGGCCTTTCAAAGCTAACTACGAGGTTATCGATAGGTTATCGATGGAGTTATCGGAGGCTTACGCATCGTTCAATGGGGCGTTAATAGTAGCTCACGGCGGTGGCTCCTTCCCTCACCCCATAGCGGCTAAGTACGGGGTTCATGAGGGGTTAAAGGAGGGGGTTAATCATAGGGGGAGCGTTTTGGGTTACGCTTTAACCCAGGACGCCGCATCCAGTTTAAACCGGGTAATCGTCAGCAGCCTATTAAGGCATGGAGTACCGGCGGTATCAGTTCAACCATCAGCCTTCCTAATAGCTAGGCGCAGGGTAATCGTATCCTCCTTCTTGGAACCCGTTAAAGCCCTTTTAAAGCATCGTTTAATACCAGTTCCCTTCGGCGACGCCGTAATGGATGAAGAGCTAGGTTTCACCATAATATCCACTGAGAGGATAATTAGGCATTTAGCCGTTAAGCTAGGTGCTAGTAAGGTTATCGTTTGTACCGACGTTGACGGCGTCTACGATAAGGACCCTAAAAGGTACGCGGACGCCAAGCTCATCAGGAAGGTATGTTCAAGCAACCTGCCGAACATATTGGAAAGTATGACACCTTCAACCTCTCCGGACGTTACAGGCGGTATGCTACATAAGGTGGTTGAACTATACGAGTTAGCTAAGTTAGGGGTGGAATCGGAGGTTATTAACGCGTTAAAGCCCGGGCTTTTAAAGCAGGCTTTAATGGGGATTAGGGGGCTCGGTACTACGATTACCGCTTAA
- a CDS encoding winged helix-turn-helix domain-containing protein, with protein sequence MELREKLKVYRALDNDCRLNILITLSNKPNIAFNDLARETSIEKGLLAYHLGVLKDVGLVESEYKRRSKKISMFRLTAKGKRVISELGLDKVSVNKK encoded by the coding sequence ATGGAGTTGCGTGAAAAATTAAAGGTCTACAGAGCATTAGATAACGATTGTAGGCTTAACATTTTAATTACGTTATCTAATAAACCAAATATAGCCTTTAATGATCTTGCGAGGGAAACTAGCATTGAAAAGGGATTGCTTGCTTATCATCTAGGTGTACTGAAGGATGTCGGATTAGTTGAAAGTGAGTACAAGAGAAGAAGTAAGAAAATTTCAATGTTCCGTTTAACCGCAAAGGGAAAAAGAGTTATTAGTGAACTCGGATTGGATAAAGTCTCCGTAAACAAGAAGTAA
- a CDS encoding HisA/HisF-related TIM barrel protein, whose protein sequence is MMDLSNGVVVHAVKGEREKYKPLRSRICPSSNPVEVALAFKSLGLKELYVADLDMIRGRGRNLNLLPTIKGLTGLRIMVDAGVNSAAEAEEVLRSGASKVVVGTETLRGLNELREILEAVGSDRVAVSVDLKFGSIISLSTELSGMGPLNLAKTLQEVGVGELIVLELTRVGSRLGPDVELAELVVGAVTVPVIVGGGIRSVNDILELLRVGVSGVLVATVLHDGALKAEDLARIL, encoded by the coding sequence GTGATGGACTTGTCCAACGGCGTCGTTGTTCACGCTGTTAAGGGTGAGAGGGAGAAGTATAAGCCGTTGAGGAGTAGGATTTGCCCTAGCTCTAACCCGGTGGAGGTTGCGCTTGCCTTTAAATCGTTAGGCCTTAAGGAGCTGTACGTGGCCGACCTGGACATGATACGCGGTAGGGGCAGGAACCTGAACCTGCTCCCCACCATTAAGGGGTTGACAGGGTTAAGGATTATGGTTGACGCCGGCGTAAATAGCGCGGCGGAGGCTGAGGAGGTTTTAAGGAGTGGGGCTTCAAAGGTTGTTGTAGGCACGGAGACGTTGAGGGGGCTTAACGAGTTAAGGGAAATACTGGAGGCGGTTGGTAGCGATAGGGTTGCTGTTAGCGTGGATTTAAAGTTTGGCAGCATAATTTCGTTAAGCACGGAGTTAAGCGGTATGGGGCCCCTTAACCTCGCTAAGACGCTTCAAGAAGTAGGGGTTGGGGAGCTTATAGTCCTTGAGCTTACGAGGGTTGGTAGTAGGCTGGGCCCAGACGTAGAGTTAGCCGAGCTCGTAGTAGGGGCGGTTACCGTCCCGGTTATCGTAGGCGGAGGCATACGGAGCGTTAACGATATCCTCGAGCTTTTAAGAGTGGGCGTATCCGGGGTTTTGGTGGCGACGGTCCTACACGATGGGGCGTTAAAAGCCGAGGATCTAGCCCGTATATTATAG